One stretch of Lemur catta isolate mLemCat1 chromosome 2, mLemCat1.pri, whole genome shotgun sequence DNA includes these proteins:
- the ATF6B gene encoding cyclic AMP-dependent transcription factor ATF-6 beta gives MAELMLLSEIADPTRFFADNLLSPEDWDSTLYAGLEEVAGEQTQLFRCQEQDVPFDSSSLDMGMDATPPEPPWDLLPIFPDLQVKSEPSSPCSSSSITSESSRLSTEPSSQALGVGEVLHVKTESLAPSLCLLGDDPDPTSSFETIQVNVGHTSDDPSDVQTKREPVSPSSSITSEASLLSADSSSQAFIGEEVLEVKTESPSPPGCLLWGVPAPSLGAVQVSMGRCPEGSSGKAPLTRKPPLQPKPVVLTTVPMPPRAVPPSTTVLLQPLIQPPPVSPVVLIQGAIRVQAEGPTPPVTRPERKSIVPAPMPGNSCPPEVDAKLLKRQQRMIKNRESACQSRRKKKEYLQGLEARLQAVLADNQQLRRENAALRRRLEALLAENSKLKLESGNRKVVCITVFLLFITFNFGPVSISEPPPAPVSRMSVGEPRPQRHLLEFSEQQPLGGAEPLQGSSHSPEEPQPSPSDQPSFRNLTAFPGGAKELLLRDLDQLFLSSDCRHFNRTESLRLADELSGWVQRHQRGRRKIPQRAQERQKSQLWKKSPPVKAVPTQPPGPPERDSVGQLQLYRHPDRSQPEFLDAIDRREDTFYVVSFRRDHLLLPAISHNKTSRPKMSLVMPAMAPNETLSGRGAPGDYEEMMQIECEVMDTRVIHIKTSTVPPSLRKQPAPAPGNATGGPLPASAASQAHQASQQPLYLSHP, from the exons ATGGCGGAGCTGATGCTCCTCAGCGAGATTGCGGACCCGACGCGTTTCTTCGCCGACAACCTGCTGAGCCCGGAGGACTGGG ACAGCACCTTGTATGCCGGCCTGGAGGAAGTGGCTGGGGAGCAGACGCAGCTCTTCCGTTGCCAGGAGCAGGATGTCCCG TTTGACAGCAGCTCCCTGGATATGGGGATGGATGCCACCCCCCCTGAGCCCCCATGGGACCTCCTGCCTATCTTCCCAG ATCTTCAGGTGAAGTCTGAGCCATCTTCCCCTTGTTCTTCTTCCTCCATCACCTCTGAGTCATCACGGCTCTCCACAGAGCCTTCCAGCCAG GCCCTTGGGGTAGGGGAGGTGCTACATGTGAAGACAGAGTCCTTGGCACCCTCACTCTGCCTCCTAGGAGATGATCCAGATCCTACATCCTCATTTGAAACCATCCAGGTCAATGTGGGCCACACCTCTGATGATCCCTCAG ATGTCCAGACCAagcgagaacctgtctctccATCTTCCTCCATCACCTCCGAGGCTTCCCTCCTCTCAGCAGACTCCTCCAGCCAG GCTTTTATAGGAGAGGAAGTACTGGAAGTGAAGACAGAGTCCCCTTCCCCTCCAGGGTGCCTCCTGTGGGGTGTGCCAGCCCCCTCGCTTGGAGCTGTCCAGGTCAGCATGGGCCGGTGCCCTGAAGGCTCCTCAG GCAAAGCCCCACTCACCCGGAAGCCACCACTGCAGCCCAAACCTGTGGTGCTCACCACCGTCCCGATGCCGCCCAGAGCGGTGCCTCCCAGCACCACCGTCCTTCTGCAGCCCCTCATCCAGCCACCCCCAG TGTCCCCAGTTGTCCTCATCCAGGGTGCTATTCGAGTCCAGGCTGAAGGGCCAACCCCCCCTGTTACACGGCCTGAGAGGAAGAGCATTGTTCCAGCTCCCATGCCTGGGAACTCCTGCCCGCCTGAGGTGGAT GCAAAGCTGCTGAAGCGGCAGCAGCGAATGATCAAGAACCGGGAGTCGGCCTGCCAGTCccggaggaagaagaaagagtatCTGCAGGGGCTGGAGGCTCGGCTGCAGGCGGTCCTGGCCGACAACCAGCAGCTCCGCCGGGAGAATGCTGCCCTCCGGCGGCGGCTGGAGGCGTTGCTGGCCGAG AACAGCAAGCTCAAGTTAGAGTCTGGGAACAGGAAGGTGGTCTGCATTACGGTCTTCCTTCTATTCATTACCTTCAACTTTGGACCTGTCAG CATCAGTGAGCCTCCCCCAGCTCCCGTCTCTCGGATGAGTGTGGGAGAGCCTCGGCCCCAGAGACACTTGCTGGAGTTCTCAGAGCAACAGCCACTTGGAGGAGCTGAACCcctccagggatcctcccacaGCCCTGAGGAGCCCCAGCCTAGCCCCTCGGACCAGCCCAGTTTcag GAACCTGACAGCCTTCCCTGGGGGAGCCAAGGAGCTTCTGCTGAGAGATCTAGACCAGCTCTTCCTCTCCTCTGATTGCCGGCACTTCAACCGCACTGAGTCCCTGAG GCTTGCTGACGAGCTGAGTGGCTGGGTCCAGCGCCACCAGAGAGGCCGGCGGAAGATCCCTCAGAGGGCCCAGGAGAGACAG AAATCTCAGCTATGGAAGAAGTCACCTCCAGTTAAGGCAGTCCCCACCCAACCCCCTGGGCCCCCAGAAAG GGATTCTGTTGGCCAACTGCAGCTATATCGCCACCCAGACCGTTCGCAGCCAGAGTTCTTGGATGCAATTGACCGACGGGAAGACACATTTTATGTTGTCTCCTTCCGGAGG GACCACTTGCTGCTCCCCGCCATCAGCCACAACAAGACCTCCCGGCCCAAGATGTCCCTGGTGATGCCCGCCATGGCCCCCAATG AGACCCTGTCAGGCCGAGGGGCCCCAGGAGACTATGAGGAGATGATGCAGATCGAGTGTGAGGTCATGGACACCAGGGTGATTCACATCAAGACCTCCACGGTGCCCCCCTCGCTCCGCAAacagccagccccagccccgggcaaTGCCACAGGTGGCCCCTTGCCAGCCTCTGCAGCCAGCCAGGCCCACCAGGCCTCCCAGCAGCCCCTCTACCTCAGTCATCCCTGA
- the FKBPL gene encoding FK506-binding protein-like, whose product METPPVSPVGEKDTPQPQQQREKNSRENFDSTTQIRQQPRNPPTETLDLGMSLDPASHILENTQDTEKLVAELEGDSDKSRGSTSEMPEALQASDLWYCPDGSFVKKIIIRGRGLDKPKLGSRCRVLAFGFSLGSGPPEGWTELTMGVGPWREEIWGELIEKCLESMCQGEEAELQFPGHSGPPVRLTLASFTEGRDSWELETSEKEALATEERARGTELFRAGNPEGAAQCYGRALRLLLTLPPPGPPERTVLHANLAACQLLLGQPQLAAQSCDRVLEREPGHLKALYRRGVAQAALGNLEKATADFKKVLAIDPRNRAAQEELGKVAIQGKKQDAGLAQGLRKMFG is encoded by the coding sequence ATGGAGACGCCACCAGTCAGTCCAGTGGGAGAAAAGGACACCCCTCAGCCGCAACAACAAAGGGAAAAGAACTCCCGGGAGAACTTTGATTCGACTACTCAGATTAGGCAGCAGCCCCGAAACCCTCCTACTGAAACCCTTGATCTGGGAATGAGTCTAGATCCAGCCAGCCACATTCTAGAGAATACTCAAGACACTGAAAAACTTGTCGCTGAACTTGAAGGAGACTCTGATAAGTCTCGTGGATCAACCAGTGAGATGCCAGAAGCCCTTCAAGCTTCTGATCTCTGGTACTGTCCCGATGGGAGCTTTGTCAAGAAGATCATAATCCGTGGCCGTGGTTTGGACAAACCCAAGCTAGGCTCCCGCTGCCGGGTACTAGCTTTTGGGTTTTCTTTGGGGTCGGGGCCGCCAGAGGGCTGGACAGAGCTAACAATGGGTGTAGGGCCATGGAGGGAGGAAATTTGGGGGGAACTCATAGAGAAATGCTTGGAGTCCATGTGTCAAGGTGAGGAAGCAGAGCTTCAGTTCCCTGGACACTCTGGACCTCCTGTCAGGCTCACACTGGCCTCCTTCACTGAGGGCCGGGACTcctgggagttggagaccagcgaGAAGGAGGCCCTGGCCACCGAAGAACGTGCAAGGGGCACAGAACTATTTCGAGCTGGGAACCCTGAAGGGGCTGCCCAGTGCTATGGACGAGCTCTTCGCCTGCTGCTGACTTTACCCCCACCTGGCCCTCCAGAACGAACTGTTCTTCATGCCAATCTGGCTGCCTGTCAGTTGCTGCTAGGGCAGCCCCAGTTGGCAGCCCAGAGCTGTGACCGGGTGTTGGAGCGGGAGCCTGGCCATTTAAAGGCCTTATACCGAAGAGGGGTTGCCCAGGCTGCCCTAGGGAACCTGGAAAAAGCAACTGCTGATTTCAAGAAGGTGCTGGCTATAGACCCCAGAAACCGGGCAGCCCAAGAGGAGCTGGGGAAGGTGGCCATTCAGGGGAAAAAACAGGATGCAGGGCTGGCTCAGGGTCTGCGCAAGATGTTTGGCTGA